A genomic window from Silene latifolia isolate original U9 population chromosome 11, ASM4854445v1, whole genome shotgun sequence includes:
- the LOC141612728 gene encoding alpha-galactosidase-like, producing the protein MVSTGLSDQGYKYINIDDCWAEENRDSLGFLAPKASKFPSGMKALADYVHSKGLRLGIYSDAGTQTCSKTMPGSLYHENEDAKLFAAWGIDYLKYDNCENKGISAKTRYPIMSNALKKSGREIFFSICEWGEEDPATWGRAVGNSWRTTTDIQDNWSRMVTIADENDKWHLYAGRGGWNDPDMLEVGNGGMTQAEYRSHFSIWALAKAPLLIGCDLRSIDKVTLDMLSNSEVISVNQDELGVQGRKIIKKGDLEVWGGPLSESRVVVLFWNKGPQPATIYVDLKEVNIPPTVTVHVRDLWEHRNLSPAKGRLSAQVNQHDVKMFVLTPTKATHP; encoded by the exons ATGGTGTCCACGGGACTATCAGACCAAGGATACAAGTACATTAATATAG ATGATTGCTGGGCAGAAGAAAACAGAGATTCTCTG GGATTTTTGGCTCCGAAAGCTTCAAAATTTCCATCAGGAATGAAAGCATTAGCAGATTATGTTCATAGCAAGGGGCTTAGACTCGGAATTTACTCCGATGCAGG AACTCAAACGTGCAGTAAGACCATGCCAGGATCACTTTACCATGAAAATGAGGATGCAAAGCTCTTTGCTGCATGG GGTATCGATTACCTGAAGTATGACAACTGTGAAAACAAGGGTATAAGCGCAAAAACAAG GTACCCTATAATGAGTAATGCCTTAAAGAAGAGTGGCAGAGAAATATTCTTCTCGATATGTGAATG GGGAGAAGAAGATCCAGCAACATGGGGAAGAGCTGTTGGGAATAGTTGGAGAACAACAACTGATATACAAGATAACTGGAGTAG GATGGTAACTATAGCAGATGAAAATGACAAATGGCACTTATATGCTGGTCGAGGAGGATGGAACG ACCCGGACATGCTTGAAGTAGGCAATGGAGGAATGACACAGGCCGAGTATCGATCTCACTTTAGCATATGGGCATTAGCCAAG GCTccattgttgattggttgtgacTTGCGGTCAATCGATAAAGTAACTTTGGACATGCTAAGCAACTCGGAGGTCATTTCTGTTAATCAAG ATGAATTAGGAGTTCAAGGAAGAAAAATTATCAAAAAAGGTGATCTTGAG GTGTGGGGAGGTCCATTGTCAGAATCAAGGGTGGTGGTTCTTTTCTGGAATAAAGGTCCTCAACCAGCGACTATTTATGTCGATTTGAAGGAGGTAAACATACCACCAACAGTTACCGTCCATGTTCGGGATTTATGGGAG CATAGAAACTTATCGCCAGCAAAAGGTCGACTTTCTGCTCAAGTGAATCAGCACGACGTTAAAATGTTTGTCTTGACACCAACTAAGGCAACTCATCCGTAA